In Nasonia vitripennis strain AsymCx chromosome 2, Nvit_psr_1.1, whole genome shotgun sequence, a genomic segment contains:
- the LOC116416318 gene encoding speckle-type POZ protein-like, translating into MMSINDKVATKRMTFYPLSINSTLHLNKFTFCWKIDHFERVLDVFKNESQLSSPIFPPENSNGVEWSLLLYPNGENPKCTDYISVFLALQLGYPNTIIDFTIALLDDKGNTLERRSIEDAEFKTGHFNICWGFYNFCSKDKLHSVLNDQSISNTITISCEIDYKTGRQDTGPKYLSNMADMLDSGRFSDVTLICQGKKFKAHKMMLALRSPVFSVMFEHDMKETRESVVEIPDVEPEIMQELLQFIYNKKVDKLEEHACPLLIVASKYQIEDLSDMCQKLLISNLNTKNVLSMLTFADFYDAKKLKSKAISFVLANIREVVSTPEYVRLGVSHGHLLQEILTAMALREGEVTELKKSKFVKCFTSEDFDHYPTQTRMTRRSQLASDHDSFYVTDPRRMVGSSHLYTGKFSEQLLHI; encoded by the exons ATGATGTCCATTAATGACAAGGTGGCAACAAAGCGTATGACCTTTTATCCGCTTAGCATAAATAGCACCTTACATCTCAACAAATTCACCTTCTGCTGGAAGATAGACCATTTTGAAAGAGTCCTGGATGTATTCAAGAATGAATCACAACTGAGCTCTCCGATATTTCCACCGGAGAATAGTAACGGCGTCGAATGGAGCCTTCTTCTCTATCCCAACGGCGAAAATCCCAAATGCACCGACTACATTTCTGTTTTCTTGGCGCTTCAACTCGGATATCCAAACACGATCATCGACTTCACAATCGCACTACTCGACGACAAGGGTAATACGCTTGAAAGACGTAGCATCGAAGACGCAGAGTTCAAAACCGGGCACTTTAACATATGCTGGGGTTTCTATAACTTTTGTTCCAAAGACAAATTGCACTCAGTACTAAACGATCAATCGATCAGTAACACGATAACGATCTCCTGTGAGATTGATTACAAAACCGGTCGTCAGGATACCGGTCCCAAATACTTGAGTAATATGGCTGATATGCTGGATAGCGGTAGGTTCAGCGACGTTACACTCATTTGTCAGGGTAAAAAGTTCAAGGCGCATAAAATGATGTTGGCCTTGAGAAGTCCGGTATTCTCGGTTATGTTCGAGCACGACATGAAGGAAACTAGGGAAAGTGTCGTCGAGATTCCAGACGTCGAGCCAGAAATCATGCAGGAGTTACTACAGtttatttacaacaaaaaaGTAGACAAACTCGAGGAACACGCTTGCCCTCTCTTAATCGTCGCTTCCAAATACCAAATTGAAGACCTATCGGACATGtgtcaaaaattattaatcagTAATCTGAATACCAAAAACGTTCTCAGTATGCTAACTTTCGCCGATTTCTACgacgcaaaaaaattgaagtcgAAAGCCATTAGTTTCGTACTGGCAAACATAAGAGAAGTAGTCTCGACGCCAGAGTACGTTAGACTGGGGGTGTCGCATGGTCATTTACTTCAAGAAATCCTCACTGCCATGGCGCTGAGGGAGGGGGAAGTAACGGAATTGAAGAAATCAAAATTCGTCAAATGTTTCACATCTGAAGACTTTGATCATTATCCAACGCAAACCAGGATGACAAGAAGATCCCAATTGGCAAGCGATCATGACTCTTTTTATGTAACGGATCCGAGACGAAT ggtgggctcatcacacctaTATACTGGAAAATTCTCCGAGCAGCTGCTTCACATATGA